In Heliomicrobium gestii, a single genomic region encodes these proteins:
- a CDS encoding 4Fe-4S single cluster domain-containing protein, which produces MQIDRIYYPVLTLGYGRRIGLWTVGCPHACPRCSNPELWPDNPSKDVSLRQLQQWIATITQPIDGVTITGGEPFIQAEELAALTGWLRREVTDDILLYTGYTLEALQAMNRPAVEAVLADVAALIDGRYVDEQNDGAALRGSANQRLHILNTRYTARYREAAAGRRTVQNVLYGDRLLTIGIPVRGFRESLRQKLPEQGILSRIEEGEEHGGEPLGEMAPGTGSVPRL; this is translated from the coding sequence ATGCAGATCGACCGCATCTATTATCCTGTTTTAACCCTGGGTTATGGTCGAAGGATTGGATTGTGGACGGTCGGCTGCCCCCATGCCTGTCCCCGTTGCTCCAATCCCGAACTTTGGCCGGACAATCCGTCCAAAGACGTATCGCTGAGGCAACTCCAACAATGGATCGCCACGATCACTCAACCCATTGACGGAGTGACCATCACCGGGGGTGAACCCTTTATACAGGCGGAAGAGTTGGCCGCTCTCACCGGCTGGCTCCGCAGGGAAGTCACAGATGATATCTTGCTCTATACCGGCTACACCCTGGAAGCGTTGCAGGCCATGAATCGCCCCGCCGTGGAGGCTGTCTTGGCTGACGTGGCGGCCCTGATCGACGGCAGATATGTGGACGAGCAGAATGACGGCGCGGCATTGCGCGGTTCAGCCAACCAGCGGCTGCATATCCTGAACACCCGCTACACCGCTCGTTACCGCGAAGCGGCGGCAGGCAGGCGAACCGTCCAAAATGTGCTCTATGGGGATCGCTTGCTCACCATCGGCATTCCGGTAAGGGGATTCCGTGAGTCCCTGCGCCAGAAGCTGCCGGAACAGGGCATCCTTAGCCGGATTGAGGAAGGAGAGGAACATGGCGGAGAACCGCTTGGCGAAATGGCACCGGGAACTGGATCGGTTCCGCGCCTTTAA
- a CDS encoding cyanobactin maturation protease PatG family protein produces the protein MNDQVTEKNLSAGVEEACPVSGGIMPEMEAAQPLMMPEVSPNLGKMPQTNHPYAGVAKQYIYAIGQIRPQFPTESVKREVTRLSSSLRGVTPDDNVLFSVLSQARNAALAREICWVLQIDGCVDSYILQARSPIELTEIIGYTEADYPKKRKHVLVIGVRGPVASPKMCNDLQLPILFCNQVTPFTEEDFVQYVSGKTKVDEKIVAATFSQLLAFTDNAGNTDVHRAINYVILKYDAVYKMAKAMLQDSNNPYTLAKVWGRPANAQGNRSIVEIIFTYEDRYLGDEAHWYCRVDVSDQFPFLVTPLARFYPGP, from the coding sequence GTGAACGATCAGGTCACGGAAAAAAACCTCAGTGCCGGCGTCGAGGAGGCTTGTCCAGTGAGTGGCGGGATTATGCCCGAAATGGAAGCGGCGCAGCCCTTGATGATGCCGGAGGTCTCGCCGAATCTGGGGAAAATGCCCCAGACCAACCATCCCTATGCAGGTGTGGCGAAACAATACATCTACGCGATCGGGCAGATCCGCCCGCAGTTTCCCACGGAGAGCGTGAAGCGGGAAGTGACGCGGCTGTCATCGAGCCTGCGCGGCGTCACGCCCGATGACAATGTGCTCTTTTCTGTGCTGAGTCAGGCGCGAAATGCGGCCCTTGCTCGGGAGATCTGCTGGGTGCTCCAGATCGACGGTTGTGTCGACTCCTACATCCTCCAGGCGCGGTCGCCGATTGAGCTGACGGAAATCATCGGTTACACAGAAGCCGATTATCCGAAAAAGCGCAAACACGTCCTCGTGATCGGGGTCCGCGGACCGGTGGCCTCCCCGAAGATGTGCAACGATTTGCAACTGCCCATCCTGTTCTGCAATCAGGTCACCCCATTCACGGAAGAAGATTTTGTTCAGTATGTGTCCGGCAAAACCAAGGTGGACGAAAAGATCGTCGCGGCCACCTTCAGTCAACTGTTGGCCTTTACCGACAACGCCGGAAACACCGACGTCCATCGAGCGATCAACTATGTGATCCTGAAGTATGACGCTGTCTATAAAATGGCGAAGGCCATGCTGCAAGACAGCAACAACCCGTATACGCTGGCCAAGGTCTGGGGCCGTCCCGCCAACGCTCAGGGCAATCGCAGCATCGTCGAAATCATCTTTACATACGAAGACCGTTACCTGGGCGATGAAGCGCATTGGTATTGCCGGGTCGATGTGTCCGACCAGTTCCCGTTCCTGGTGACGCCGCTGGCTCGATTTTATCCCGGGCCGTGA
- a CDS encoding RNA polymerase sigma factor, with translation MDIDRQPIDQSTFCTVYASYYPKIYKYILRRVGNVDLASDLAGQTFEQAFVKKVTYQPERGTISSWLYAIAHNIIVDYRRSSKTMISLEALPSIPGSAEINPETITLSKEATKQLLEAMAKLNERERKVITLKYASGLANRKIATIMNLSDRNVGVILYRTLRKLRRMLEKNENYFCKR, from the coding sequence ATGGACATAGATCGCCAACCGATCGATCAATCGACTTTTTGCACGGTGTACGCCTCGTACTATCCGAAAATTTACAAATACATACTGCGGCGCGTCGGCAATGTTGATCTGGCCAGCGACCTGGCCGGACAGACCTTTGAACAGGCCTTTGTCAAAAAAGTGACCTACCAACCCGAGCGAGGAACGATATCATCGTGGCTGTATGCGATCGCCCACAACATCATTGTCGATTATCGACGCAGCTCGAAAACGATGATTTCCCTTGAAGCGTTGCCCAGCATCCCCGGAAGCGCCGAAATCAATCCCGAAACGATCACCCTATCCAAAGAGGCGACGAAGCAATTGCTTGAGGCCATGGCCAAGCTGAATGAACGGGAGCGCAAGGTGATCACGCTCAAGTATGCATCCGGGCTGGCCAATCGTAAAATTGCCACGATCATGAACCTCTCTGATCGGAACGTGGGTGTCATCTTGTACCGGACGCTGCGCAAGTTACGCCGGATGCTGGAGAAAAACGAAAATTACTTTTGCAAGCGCTAA
- a CDS encoding cysteine desulfurase family protein, with translation MYPDLNAERSLGPVEGVYRTPRWRANRRFFPVYLDNSATTAPLPEVVRSLTRHYSNPSSLYAGGYEAGRVLTEARRQLASLLGAQEGEILFTSGGTESNNWAIQGTLAALPQKRHIVTTAVEHSSVLQTCRRMEQRGFPLTVLPVDDEGQLDVEALAHAITDDTALVSIMAANNETGVLFPLQRIAGRVKEKGCLLHVDAVQAFGKMAIDLSQLPIDLMSLSGHKIHGPRGIGALFVRKGTPIEPLLIGGGQERGLRAGTENVAAANGLAIAATQAYRNLPADIERIKRMRDDLEEEILRRFPFARVCGDRTNRLPSTSCIAFAGWSNKAILAYLDQQGISLSGGSACCSRNPTPSHVLVAMGIAPAIAKGAIRVSLSRFTVEAEIRYLLDMITDFFIDSAAIDPLPLSSADPTVMASQRR, from the coding sequence GTGTACCCTGATCTGAATGCCGAACGGTCATTGGGGCCGGTGGAAGGCGTCTACCGGACGCCCCGGTGGCGAGCAAATCGCAGGTTTTTTCCTGTCTACCTGGATAACAGCGCCACGACAGCGCCTTTGCCCGAGGTGGTCCGCAGTCTGACCCGCCATTACAGCAATCCCTCCAGTCTCTATGCCGGCGGATACGAAGCGGGCCGGGTCCTCACTGAGGCAAGGCGGCAGTTGGCATCCCTGCTCGGCGCGCAAGAAGGCGAGATCCTGTTTACCAGCGGCGGAACCGAAAGCAACAACTGGGCCATACAAGGGACATTGGCGGCGTTGCCGCAGAAGAGGCACATCGTGACGACGGCGGTTGAGCATTCGTCGGTATTGCAGACCTGCCGGCGAATGGAACAGCGGGGCTTTCCTTTGACGGTGCTGCCTGTCGATGATGAAGGACAATTGGATGTGGAAGCGTTGGCTCATGCCATCACCGATGATACGGCCCTCGTTTCCATCATGGCGGCCAACAACGAAACCGGCGTCTTGTTCCCCTTGCAGCGCATCGCCGGCAGGGTGAAGGAAAAAGGGTGCCTGCTCCATGTCGATGCCGTACAAGCCTTTGGGAAAATGGCCATCGATCTCTCCCAACTGCCTATCGATCTGATGAGCCTGTCGGGGCATAAGATTCATGGCCCACGGGGCATCGGCGCCTTGTTCGTTCGAAAAGGCACGCCGATCGAACCGCTGCTCATCGGTGGCGGGCAGGAACGGGGGCTGCGGGCCGGGACAGAAAACGTGGCCGCCGCCAACGGCTTGGCCATCGCCGCCACCCAGGCCTACCGCAACCTGCCGGCAGACATTGAACGGATCAAGCGGATGCGAGACGACCTGGAGGAGGAGATCCTGCGCCGATTCCCCTTTGCCCGTGTCTGCGGCGATCGAACCAACCGGCTGCCGTCGACATCCTGCATCGCTTTCGCCGGATGGAGCAATAAAGCGATCTTGGCCTACCTCGATCAGCAGGGGATCTCCCTGTCCGGCGGTTCCGCCTGTTGCAGCCGCAATCCCACGCCCTCCCATGTGTTAGTGGCCATGGGGATCGCCCCGGCGATCGCCAAAGGGGCCATCCGCGTCAGCTTGTCCCGGTTCACCGTGGAAGCCGAAATCCGGTATCTGCTGGACATGATCACCGATTTTTTCATAGACTCGGCTGCCATTGATCCGCTGCCGCTCTCCTCGGCCGATCCAACCGTGATGGCGTCGCAAAGGAGGTGA
- a CDS encoding AAA family ATPase, which produces MAENRLAKWHRELDRFRAFKTTFIIEGNIYDIHAYPTPTGEGLRWDLLKLDRYLYNYLMANGYGAVVYYDHIDGFSNEFSPAMVDDFLCLAGEKRLHMPGNVSPRPPSSTSSLSTPSSAMSPVSTSPPPAESAPPSDSKPKKYAATLDRATELIRLAMDNREQPLAIILNLASRYIDSPEHLSEEERQVYSRLLLTALKPRQVKARNADRPVNNLLFLIVSKTNDVPVWFYHDNPFVKTICIGKPDKSSRRRFIDGQWKFFAEAETLSDHELEKFKERFIDLTEGMKNLELNGLKLLCRQEGIPVSRIQDAISLYKYGLKENPWDELSREKLCDAEGFICRRVKGQDYAVQQTLDIIKRAVGGLSGLQHSSGSSKPKGILFFAGPTGTGKTELAKTLAQLLFGDESACIRFDMSEYQQSHADQKLLGAPPGYVGYEAGGQLTNAVRERPFSILLFDEIEKAHGSILDKFLQILEDGRMTDGRGETVYFSESIIIFTSNLGNYRKDEMGNRQLNISPEMTYGEIRQRSLASIKEYFVLELGRPEIMNRIGNNFVVFDYIRSDVAEQIMDSQLKKIAGNLREHRGIDVVIEGEARAGLLALALGNLENGGRGIGNVVEKYLINPLSRCLFDRQVGRGATVRIRRLFEENDIVHLDSAVESAAETR; this is translated from the coding sequence ATGGCGGAGAACCGCTTGGCGAAATGGCACCGGGAACTGGATCGGTTCCGCGCCTTTAAGACCACCTTTATCATCGAAGGAAACATCTACGACATCCATGCGTACCCGACGCCGACGGGAGAGGGATTGCGCTGGGATCTGCTGAAGCTTGACCGCTACCTTTACAACTACCTGATGGCCAACGGTTATGGCGCCGTTGTCTACTATGATCACATCGACGGGTTTTCCAACGAGTTCTCCCCGGCAATGGTTGATGATTTTCTTTGTTTAGCCGGTGAGAAAAGACTCCACATGCCGGGAAACGTCTCACCGCGCCCCCCTTCGTCGACTTCTTCCTTGTCGACACCCTCGTCGGCAATGTCGCCGGTGTCAACGTCCCCGCCGCCGGCTGAATCTGCTCCGCCGTCTGACAGCAAACCGAAAAAATACGCTGCCACGCTGGACCGGGCGACAGAGTTGATCCGGCTGGCCATGGACAACCGGGAACAGCCGCTGGCCATCATCCTGAACCTGGCGTCCCGGTATATCGATTCTCCCGAGCATCTCAGCGAAGAGGAGCGCCAGGTCTATTCCCGTCTGCTCCTGACCGCTTTAAAGCCCAGACAGGTGAAGGCCCGCAACGCAGACCGTCCGGTCAACAACCTGCTTTTTCTGATTGTCAGCAAGACCAACGATGTGCCTGTCTGGTTTTACCACGACAACCCCTTTGTCAAGACCATCTGCATCGGCAAACCGGATAAGTCATCTCGCCGGCGATTCATTGACGGCCAGTGGAAATTTTTCGCTGAGGCCGAAACGCTGTCCGATCATGAGTTGGAAAAATTCAAAGAACGGTTCATCGATCTGACAGAAGGGATGAAGAACCTCGAACTGAATGGCCTGAAACTGCTCTGCCGGCAGGAGGGTATCCCTGTCTCACGGATACAAGACGCGATATCGCTGTACAAGTACGGCCTCAAGGAAAACCCTTGGGACGAACTCAGCCGGGAAAAACTCTGTGACGCTGAAGGTTTCATCTGCCGGCGCGTGAAAGGGCAGGATTATGCCGTCCAACAAACCCTCGATATCATCAAACGGGCCGTCGGCGGACTTTCCGGTTTGCAGCACTCGTCCGGTTCCAGCAAGCCAAAAGGGATCCTTTTTTTTGCCGGCCCTACCGGCACAGGCAAGACTGAACTGGCCAAGACCCTGGCCCAGTTGCTCTTTGGCGATGAGAGCGCCTGTATTCGCTTTGATATGAGCGAGTACCAGCAGTCTCACGCCGATCAAAAGCTTCTCGGCGCTCCGCCAGGGTATGTAGGCTATGAGGCGGGGGGACAACTGACAAACGCCGTCCGGGAAAGACCGTTCTCCATCCTGCTCTTTGACGAGATCGAGAAAGCCCACGGTTCGATTCTGGACAAGTTCCTGCAGATTTTAGAGGATGGTCGCATGACCGATGGCCGAGGAGAGACGGTCTACTTTTCTGAGTCGATCATCATCTTTACCAGCAATCTGGGCAACTACCGCAAGGACGAGATGGGCAACCGCCAACTCAATATCTCGCCGGAGATGACCTATGGGGAGATCCGCCAACGGTCGCTGGCCAGCATCAAGGAGTACTTTGTCCTGGAATTGGGCCGCCCGGAAATCATGAACCGCATCGGCAACAATTTCGTCGTTTTTGACTACATCCGCAGTGATGTGGCGGAACAGATCATGGATAGTCAATTGAAGAAGATCGCCGGCAACCTGCGGGAACACCGGGGGATCGACGTGGTGATCGAAGGAGAGGCGCGTGCCGGCCTGTTGGCGTTGGCGCTAGGGAACCTCGAGAACGGCGGACGCGGCATCGGCAACGTGGTGGAAAAGTATCTCATCAATCCACTGTCCCGGTGCCTGTTCGATCGGCAAGTGGGAAGAGGCGCTACGGTGCGGATCCGGCGCTTATTTGAAGAAAACGATATTGTCCACCTGGACAGCGCCGTTGAGTCTGCCGCAGAAACGCGTTAG
- a CDS encoding S8 family peptidase: protein MEEIKALIRLVRLDELMEKTRGAPDIVVAMIDGPVQRSHEAFREARFQRAASDHRIQCRSWGSYACNHGTAVAGILCGDRAVAPGICPGCTLLIRPIFCEGGRENGCLQVTPRDFITALYDVIAGGARIVNLSLGMDNSFYQDWPELKAAVDYAYAKGVLLITAAGNQGRVGQTPLLAHPWLIPVAACDRQGVLYPRSNVGASIGRQGLLAPGVQIPSAASSAKSAYFTGTSAAVPFVTGALSLLWSLYPEATAAQLHRAILSTGQKRNSVVPPLLNGKASWQTLRGYLNR from the coding sequence ATGGAGGAAATCAAGGCGTTGATACGGCTGGTTCGCTTGGACGAGCTGATGGAGAAGACCCGCGGCGCCCCGGACATTGTCGTGGCCATGATCGACGGACCCGTTCAGCGGTCCCACGAGGCCTTTCGCGAGGCCCGGTTTCAACGGGCGGCTTCCGACCACCGGATCCAGTGCCGTTCCTGGGGCAGTTACGCCTGCAACCACGGGACGGCGGTGGCCGGCATTCTCTGCGGCGATCGAGCGGTGGCGCCGGGGATCTGTCCGGGATGCACCCTCCTGATCCGCCCGATCTTTTGTGAAGGGGGCCGGGAGAATGGCTGCCTCCAGGTGACCCCAAGGGACTTCATCACGGCCCTCTATGACGTCATCGCCGGCGGGGCCAGGATCGTCAATCTCAGCCTGGGGATGGACAACTCCTTTTACCAGGATTGGCCGGAACTGAAGGCGGCTGTCGATTACGCCTATGCCAAGGGGGTGCTCCTCATCACGGCAGCCGGCAATCAGGGGCGCGTCGGCCAGACGCCGCTGCTTGCCCATCCCTGGTTGATTCCCGTTGCGGCCTGTGATCGACAGGGGGTCTTGTACCCACGCAGCAATGTGGGCGCGAGCATCGGCAGACAGGGTTTGCTGGCGCCGGGCGTCCAGATCCCAAGCGCCGCTTCGTCGGCCAAAAGCGCCTACTTCACCGGCACCAGCGCGGCCGTCCCCTTCGTGACAGGCGCTCTGTCCTTGCTCTGGTCGCTCTATCCCGAGGCAACGGCCGCTCAGCTTCACCGCGCCATCCTGTCGACGGGGCAGAAGCGCAACAGCGTCGTGCCGCCGTTGTTAAACGGGAAGGCCAGTTGGCAAACGCTGCGGGGCTATTTGAACCGGTGA
- a CDS encoding LamG domain-containing protein, protein MVETVKNTIPRFSALGQIGLRFQGKSVVVIPHHDDFNFGVDDFSLDFWFRATPGATNRISSILEKRGADTPYPIAVRYREGEGGGVIVVSRLDDSGINPQAISSVIKDRTLHHIAVVRRTGSDGAAKLLLYLDGKKCDEVTDNTKGKTKNTAPLLVGQDGQGAKDKNEAFTGVIRQLRIWKGTLSLAMILNYMRDGIDGKLTLIDAATKEKAELRGNWLLSEGYGTIAFNRARRCEEENQYPDDGLLGGRGSDETPLWVACSMPQVAFKDNDLGEYREVVE, encoded by the coding sequence ATGGTTGAAACGGTGAAAAACACGATTCCGCGTTTCTCCGCGCTCGGTCAAATAGGGTTGCGATTTCAGGGAAAGAGCGTCGTCGTCATCCCCCATCACGATGATTTTAACTTCGGTGTTGACGATTTTTCCCTCGATTTTTGGTTCCGTGCGACGCCGGGGGCGACGAACCGGATCAGCAGCATTCTCGAAAAACGGGGCGCTGACACCCCCTATCCCATTGCGGTGCGGTACCGGGAAGGGGAAGGCGGCGGCGTCATCGTCGTCAGCCGCCTGGACGATTCGGGGATCAACCCCCAGGCCATTTCGAGCGTGATCAAGGACAGAACGTTGCACCATATCGCCGTCGTCCGGCGCACCGGTTCTGATGGCGCAGCCAAGCTGCTCTTATACCTGGATGGGAAAAAATGCGACGAAGTGACAGACAATACGAAGGGCAAAACGAAGAATACGGCCCCGCTTCTGGTGGGCCAGGACGGGCAGGGCGCAAAAGACAAAAATGAAGCCTTTACCGGCGTGATCCGGCAGCTGCGCATCTGGAAGGGGACACTGTCCCTGGCGATGATTCTCAACTATATGCGTGATGGCATCGACGGAAAGCTGACCCTGATCGACGCCGCGACCAAAGAAAAAGCGGAACTGCGAGGCAACTGGCTGCTGTCAGAAGGGTATGGCACTATCGCCTTTAACCGCGCCCGCCGGTGTGAGGAGGAAAACCAATACCCGGACGATGGGCTGCTGGGCGGGCGCGGCAGCGATGAGACGCCCCTATGGGTGGCCTGTTCCATGCCGCAAGTGGCCTTCAAGGACAATGATCTCGGCGAGTATAGGGAGGTAGTCGAATGA
- a CDS encoding cyanobactin maturation protease PatG family protein, whose product MSHILLQACPCSFQPGGNDGLISPQVDAVTTENPQFFFGVGNVAFEFPFLNTEREFFQTASEESLQRKPMEQMYYDVLSQTRNLYLARELCWKFQFVRGVDSLVLQPATDTELVRLIAALDPDLYAKTDVFFSVIVGQRMGLSKPELCNGLELPLIYTERVMSISFAHMKNYLVTKMQISDDEAADLLVQLTKLTNNTGETDNYRAINYLVFNYLSLYEITYGNGRLGFTLSRVITQESKLRGKDKYLDVIFEYQNGSSLKKFICTVDVSGSVPFVQRPLTEYVELW is encoded by the coding sequence GTGAGCCATATACTGTTGCAAGCATGCCCATGCAGTTTTCAACCAGGCGGGAACGATGGGTTGATTTCCCCCCAGGTCGATGCGGTGACGACGGAAAATCCTCAGTTTTTTTTCGGTGTTGGCAATGTGGCCTTTGAGTTTCCCTTTCTCAATACGGAACGGGAGTTTTTTCAGACGGCTTCCGAGGAATCGCTGCAACGGAAACCCATGGAACAGATGTACTACGACGTTTTGAGTCAGACGCGAAATCTCTATCTGGCGAGGGAACTTTGCTGGAAGTTCCAGTTTGTGCGAGGCGTCGATTCCCTGGTGCTGCAACCGGCGACAGACACGGAACTGGTTCGCCTCATCGCCGCCTTAGACCCGGATCTGTACGCGAAAACAGATGTCTTTTTCTCGGTGATCGTCGGCCAACGGATGGGCCTGTCAAAGCCGGAGTTGTGCAACGGCTTGGAACTGCCGCTCATCTACACGGAACGTGTGATGAGCATCTCCTTCGCCCATATGAAAAACTACCTCGTAACGAAGATGCAGATCAGTGACGATGAGGCGGCCGATCTGCTCGTGCAGTTGACGAAACTGACCAATAACACGGGAGAGACTGACAATTACCGGGCCATCAACTATCTTGTATTCAACTATCTCTCGTTATATGAAATCACCTATGGCAACGGAAGGCTGGGATTTACCCTGTCCCGCGTGATCACCCAGGAATCGAAGCTCCGAGGGAAGGACAAGTATCTCGATGTCATCTTTGAGTATCAAAACGGCAGTTCTTTGAAGAAATTTATCTGCACCGTCGACGTCAGCGGTTCAGTGCCCTTCGTGCAACGGCCATTGACCGAATACGTGGAATTGTGGTGA
- a CDS encoding NYN domain-containing protein, whose product MDHSNVWIEGQRLSALKKGYADTGMIFDTQWVYDFEALLYVVADGGYVRAKLYASEAPGSGRQMWGMAEKSHYTVELIPRSASNKEKAVDTKMIWDIAWDMKGRSPNHNVVTIVGGDKDFLPAVEGLREAGFTVAVASWDHSVSGHLKRKASRFIRLDDFFHALTYYKTTS is encoded by the coding sequence GTGGACCATTCCAACGTCTGGATTGAGGGACAGCGCCTGAGCGCGCTCAAGAAGGGCTATGCCGATACAGGGATGATTTTTGATACGCAATGGGTCTATGATTTTGAAGCGTTGCTCTACGTTGTCGCCGACGGAGGCTATGTGCGCGCCAAACTGTACGCCTCAGAAGCGCCAGGCAGCGGGAGGCAGATGTGGGGGATGGCGGAGAAGTCTCATTACACCGTCGAATTGATACCGAGAAGCGCATCGAACAAGGAAAAAGCGGTCGATACGAAGATGATCTGGGACATCGCTTGGGATATGAAAGGGCGATCGCCAAACCATAACGTGGTCACCATCGTTGGGGGAGACAAGGACTTTTTGCCGGCTGTGGAAGGGTTGCGGGAAGCCGGCTTCACCGTGGCAGTGGCGTCATGGGACCATTCGGTCAGCGGTCACCTCAAGCGCAAGGCCTCTCGGTTTATCCGCCTCGATGACTTTTTTCACGCCCTGACGTACTACAAGACGACCTCGTAA